A section of the Hevea brasiliensis isolate MT/VB/25A 57/8 chromosome 17, ASM3005281v1, whole genome shotgun sequence genome encodes:
- the LOC110636041 gene encoding protein kinase PINOID 2 — protein MATILPRDESDYDSSSSSITIPDSSGSWMSNLSFGSRRSSVSITSSLSESSLSSSHKPHKANQVSWEAIKRLQIASGRVGLDHFRLLRQLGSGDLGNVYLCQIRNPVVGLPRCFYAMKVVDKETLAIRNKLQRAEMEKEILGMLDHPFLPTLYAEFEASHYSCLVMEYCSGGDLYAARQRQPGRRFNISSAKFYAAETLLALEYLHMMGIVYRDLKPENVLVRQDGHIMLSDFDLSLKCDVVPKLLRSKKPNFEAVDHKYETCFTPSCATPIQPVLSCFSASNERKKPSRVTTITERVDGGHHQESQELDPELVAEPIDARSKSFVGTHEYLAPEVISGQGHGSAVDWWTLGVFLYEMLYGRTPFKGENNERTLINILKQPLTFPRIVVSSSKELEEMVKAQDLISKLLVKNPKKRIGSLKGSVELKRHGFFKGVNWALIRSVRPPELPSDACRITSRAHLPKLSKKEREAPYQIPHHFDYF, from the exons ATGGCAACCATATTACCTAGAGATGAATCTGACTACGACAGCAGCTCTTCCTCAATAACCATACCTGACTCTAGCGGTAGCTGGATGAGCAACCTCAGCTTCGGCAGCCGTCGAAGCTCTGTCTCCATCACGTCTTCTTTATCTGAATCTTCACTCTCATCTTCCCACAAGCCACACAAGGCCAACCAAGTCTCATGGGAGGCCATTAAGAGGCTACAAATCGCCAGTGGCCGAGTTGGGCTCGATCATTTTCGTCTGCTTCGCCAGTTAGGCAGTGGAGATTTAGGGAATGTCTATCTTTGCCAGATAAGAAACCCTGTGGTGGGTTTGCCTCGGTGCTTTTATGCCATGAAAGTGGTGGATAAAGAAACACTTGCTATAAGGAACAAGTTGCAGAGAGCTGAAATGGAGAAGGAGATTCTGGGCATGCTCGATCATCCTTTTTTGCCTACTCTGTACGCAGAGTTCGAGGCTTCTCATTATTCATGCTTGGTGATGGAGTACTGCTCCGGTGGAGATTTGTATGCTGCTAGGCAACGCCAGCCAGGAAGGCGCTTTAACATTTCATCTGCTAA GTTTTATGCTGCTGAAACCCTTTTAGCCCTAGAGTATCTCCACATGATGGGAATTGTTTACAGAGACCTTAAGCCAGAAAATGTGTTAGTAAGACAAGATGGTCACATAATGCTTTCAGATTTCGATCTTTCTCTCAAATGCGATGTGGTTCCAAAGCTTCTAAGGTCTAAAAAACCCAACTTCGAAGCCGTTGATCACAAGTATGAAACTTGTTTTACACCATCTTGCGCCACACCCATACAGCCTGTGCTTTCTTGTTTCTCAGCTTCCAACGAGAGGAAGAAACCTTCTAGAGTCACAACAATTACAGAACGAGTTGATGGTGGTCATCATCAAGAAAGTCAAGAACTTGACCCAGAATTGGTGGCTGAACCCATCGACGCTCGATCCAAGTCGTTTGTTGGTACCCACGAGTACTTAGCACCGGAGGTGATCTCAGGGCAAGGCCATGGAAGTGCAGTGGATTGGTGGACTCTAGGGGTGTTCTTGTACGAGATGTTATATGGAAGAACACCTTTCAAAGGTGAAAACAATGAGAGAACCTTAATTAACATCCTTAAACAGCCCTTAACCTTTCCAAGAATTGTGGTTAGCAGTAGCAAAGAACTTGAAGAAATGGTAAAAGCCCAAGATCTTATAAGCAAGCTTCTAGTGAAGAATCCCAAGAAGAGAATTGGCAGCTTAAAGGGCTCTGTTGAACTCAAGAGGCATGGCTTCTTCAAAGGAGTGAATTGGGCTTTGATTAGGTCAGTTAGGCCTCCTGAGCTCCCAAGTGATGCTTGCAGAATTACAAGTAGAGCTCACTTACCAAAATTgagtaagaaagaaagagaagctCCATATCAGATCCCTCATCATTTTGATTACTTCTAA
- the LOC110655625 gene encoding early nodulin-93-like, giving the protein MAKNVSQSPLEKNSLSSIDQKLAMAKRCSHEGVVAGAKAAVVATIATAIPTLASARMLPWAKANLNHSAQALIISTVAGAAYFIVADKTVLATARRNSFNKNSNTEA; this is encoded by the exons ATGGCCAAGAATGTATCTCAGTCGCCTCTTGAGAAAAATAGCTTGTCTTCAATAGACCAAAAGCTGGCCATGGCAAAGCGTTGCTCTCATG AAGGTGTAGTTGCAGGAGCTAAAGCAGCTGTTGTTGCTACCATTGCCACTGCCATTCCAACT CTGGCTAGTGCAAGAATGCTGCCTTGGGCAAAAGCCAATCTCAATCACAGTGCTCAAGCTCTCATAATCTCTACAG TTGCTGGAGCGGCATATTTTATAGTTGCTGACAAGACTGTCCTGGCTACAGCACGAAGGAACTCCTTCAACAAGAACTCTAACACTGAGGCATGA
- the LOC110655678 gene encoding putative pentatricopeptide repeat-containing protein At5g43820, whose product MAFRSQHFLSFRAHLNKSRCLYFCSSISLFPFSTIDTQLNTLDAEPLVNQLKDQVNLKERYVLDELSNLLPRDPSTAIPHPYKHQQLNKLGEIRVVTDRFLLPEEKLRGVFLQKLKGKSAIESALSDTGVNLSLDVVVKVLNRGNLGAEAMVMFFNWAMKQPIIPKDIHSYNIIIKALGRRKFFDFMLKILKELSAEGIKVNLETLSIVMDSLFRARRVCKAIQVFGNSEEFGFECNAESLNVLLQCLCRRSHVGVANSYFNSVKGKISFNSTTYNIIIGGWSKFGRVIEMERIFEAMVQDGFAPDCSTCCCLIEGLGRAGRIKEAVKIFDNLREKDFVLDTGVYNAMIFNFISVGDLDECMKHYRCMLSDNCDPNVDTYAKLISAFIKARRVADALEMFDEMLGRRIVPPTTTITSFIEPLCSFGPPHAAMMISKKARKAGCKISLTAYKLLLMRLSRFGKCGMLLNIWDEMQESGYSSDVEVYEYVINGLCNIGQLENAVLVMEESLSKGFCPSRLICSKLNNKLLASSKVEKAYKLFLKIKDARRDENAQRFWRAKGWHF is encoded by the coding sequence ATGGCATTTCGTTCCCAGCACTTTTTGAGTTTTCGTGCACACCTGAACAAAAGCAGGTGCCTATACTTTTGTTCATCAATTTCATTGTTTCCATTTTCAACCATAGATACTCAACTAAACACTTTAGATGCTGAACCATTGGTGAATCAGCTCAAAGACCAAGttaatctcaaagaacgttatgTTCTTGATGAACTCTCTAATTTGTTACCAAGAGATCCTAGCACCGCAATCCCCCATCCATATAAACACCAACAGCTAAATAAGCTCGGAGAAATAAGAGTTGTTACTGATAGGTTTTTATTGCCTGAAGAGAAGTTGAGAGGAGTATTTCTTcagaaattgaagggaaaatcaGCAATTGAAAGTGCCCTATCCGATACTGGTGTGAATTTGAGTCTAGATGTTGTTGTTAAAGTACTGAACAGAGGGAACTTAGGAGCTGAAGCAATGGTTATGTTCTTTAATTGGGCTATGAAACAACCAATAATACCCAAGGACATTCATAGTTACAATATAATCATCAAGGCACTAGGCAGAAGGAAATTTTTTGATTTTATGCTGAAAATTTTGAAAGAATTGAGCGCAGAAGGTATAAAAGTTAATTTGGAGACCTTATCAATTGTTATGGATAGCTTATTCAGAGCTCGACGTGTGTGCAAAGCAATTCAGGTGTTTGGAAACTCAGAAGAGTTTGGGTTTGAATGTAACGCTGAGTCATTGAATGTGCTTCTGCAGTGTCTGTGCAGGAGGTCACATGTGGGTGTTGCaaattcatatttcaattcagTGAAAGGTAAAATATCATTTAATAGTACaacatataatattattattggtGGGTGGTCAAAATTTGGACGGGTTATTGAGATGGAGAGGATTTTTGAGGCAATGGTTCAAGATGGTTTTGCTCCTGATTGTTCAACTTGTTGTTGCCTTATTGAGGGTTTAGGAAGAGCTGGTAGGATTAAAGAAGCTGTTAAAATTTTTGACAATTTGAGGGAGAAAGATTTTGTGCTAGACACTGGTGTTTACAATGCtatgatttttaattttatttcagttGGAGATCTTGATGAGTGTATGAAGCATTATAGGTGTATGTTGAGTGATAATTGTGATCCAAATGTTGATACTTATGCCAAATTGATTTCTGCTTTTATCAAAGCCCGAAGAGTGGCTGATGCACTTGAAATGTTCGATGAGATGTTAGGTCGAAGGATTGTTCCTCCAACAACGACAATAACTTCTTTCATTGAACCTCTATGCAGCTTTGGTCCACCACATGCTGCAATGATGATCTCCAAGAAGGCAAGAAAGGCTGGTTGTAAAATATCACTCACTGCCTATAAGCTATTGCTGATGCGGCTTTCTAGATTTGGTAAATGTGGAATGCTGTTAAATATATGGGATGAGATGCAAGAAAGTGGTTATTCATCTGATGTGGAAGTTTATGAGTATGTCATTAATGGACTTTGCAACATAGGGCAGCTTGAAAATGCTGTACTTGTTATGGAGGAATCTTTAAGCAAGGGCTTTTGCCCAAGCAGACTCATATGTAGCAAACTAAATAACAAACTACTTGCTTCAAGTAAAGTAGAAAAAGCTTACAAGCTCTTTTTGAAGATCAAAGATGCTCGTCGAGATGAAAATGCTCAGAGATTTTGGCGTGCTAAAGGCTGGCACTTTTGA